The following are encoded in a window of Flavobacteriales bacterium genomic DNA:
- a CDS encoding S9 family peptidase, with amino-acid sequence MEETILATPPVAVKKDHAITAHGHTRIDEYHWMRLSEEQRNAAEPDAHTREVVAHLEAENAYTEAVLHPVKQLREDLFLEMKGRIKETDMSVPYRENGYWYHHRFEEGKEYAIHVRRKDEVGSPEVDILDENKLAEGSSFFDLGDYDVAPGNGIVAYSVDRVGRRQYEVRFRDLATGRDLPDVITNTGGGCAWADDRHVFYPRKDHTLRSYRIYRHVMGTDPATDEVVYEEKDPAFSCDVYRSRTDRMVIIVTESTMSSEYHYLPVEEPLGGFRVFLPREPEHEHTAMHVPAHDGKPGKWYIVTNWKARNFRLMECAESDTRDKRKWREVLPHREDVLLEDVDVFRHHLVFSERKEGLTHLRIQDLRNGREHEIAFHDPAYMAYTGTNPEWDTHLLRYGYTSMTTPSSVYEHDMDASTDILLKQQEVLGTFSPEDYVSERIWAPARDGARVPVSIVYRKGTRIDGSSPLLLYGYGSYGYSIDPGFSSARLSLMDRGFVFAIAHIRGGEELGRAWYENGRMEHKMNTFTDLIDCADHLVKERYADPKRLFCMGGSAGGLLVGAVVNMRPELWKGAVAEVPFVDVVNTMLDDSIPLTTGEFDEWGDPKDKDAYERMLSYSPYDNVRDATYPAMLVTTGFHDSQVQYWEPAKWVQRLRRHQQGDAPILLHTNMDAGHGGASGRFERLKEVALNYAFLLWQAGLAG; translated from the coding sequence CGGAACGCCGCCGAGCCCGATGCGCATACCCGCGAGGTGGTCGCCCATCTGGAGGCTGAGAACGCCTACACCGAAGCGGTGCTCCATCCTGTGAAGCAGCTGCGCGAGGACCTCTTCCTGGAGATGAAGGGACGCATCAAGGAGACCGACATGAGCGTGCCCTACCGGGAGAACGGGTATTGGTACCACCATCGCTTCGAGGAAGGGAAGGAGTATGCGATCCATGTGCGCCGCAAGGATGAAGTGGGATCGCCGGAGGTGGACATCCTGGACGAGAACAAGCTGGCCGAGGGGTCGAGCTTCTTCGATCTGGGCGACTATGATGTGGCGCCCGGCAACGGCATTGTGGCCTACAGCGTGGACCGGGTGGGCCGGCGCCAGTATGAGGTGCGCTTCCGCGACCTGGCCACCGGCAGGGACCTGCCCGATGTGATCACGAACACCGGGGGTGGTTGCGCGTGGGCCGACGACCGCCATGTGTTCTATCCGCGCAAGGACCACACACTGCGCAGCTACCGGATCTACCGGCATGTGATGGGCACCGACCCCGCCACCGACGAAGTGGTCTACGAGGAGAAGGACCCGGCATTCAGTTGCGATGTGTACCGCAGCCGGACCGACCGCATGGTGATCATCGTGACGGAGAGCACCATGAGCAGCGAGTACCACTATCTGCCCGTGGAGGAGCCGCTGGGCGGATTCCGTGTGTTCCTGCCGCGCGAACCGGAGCATGAGCACACCGCCATGCATGTGCCCGCGCACGATGGGAAGCCGGGCAAGTGGTACATCGTCACCAATTGGAAGGCGCGGAACTTCCGGTTGATGGAATGCGCCGAAAGCGACACACGCGACAAGCGCAAATGGCGGGAGGTACTGCCGCACCGCGAGGATGTGCTGTTGGAGGATGTGGATGTGTTCCGTCATCACCTGGTCTTCAGCGAGCGGAAGGAGGGTTTGACCCATCTGCGCATCCAGGACCTGCGCAATGGCCGAGAACATGAGATCGCCTTCCACGATCCCGCGTACATGGCCTACACGGGCACCAACCCGGAATGGGACACGCACCTGCTGCGCTACGGCTACACCAGCATGACCACGCCCAGCAGCGTGTATGAGCATGACATGGACGCTTCCACGGACATCCTCTTGAAGCAGCAGGAAGTGCTCGGCACCTTCTCGCCGGAGGATTATGTGAGCGAGCGCATCTGGGCACCGGCGCGTGATGGCGCGCGTGTGCCGGTGAGCATCGTGTACCGCAAGGGCACCCGGATCGACGGGTCCTCACCGCTGTTGCTCTATGGATACGGCAGCTATGGCTACAGCATCGATCCCGGATTCAGCAGTGCGCGCCTGAGCCTGATGGACCGCGGCTTCGTGTTCGCCATCGCGCACATCCGCGGTGGCGAAGAGTTGGGGCGCGCCTGGTACGAGAACGGCCGCATGGAACACAAGATGAACACCTTCACGGATCTCATCGATTGTGCCGATCATCTGGTGAAGGAGCGTTATGCGGACCCGAAGCGACTCTTTTGCATGGGTGGCAGCGCGGGCGGGTTGCTCGTGGGCGCCGTGGTGAACATGCGCCCCGAGTTGTGGAAAGGAGCCGTGGCCGAGGTGCCTTTCGTGGACGTGGTCAACACCATGCTCGATGACAGCATACCCCTCACCACCGGCGAGTTCGATGAATGGGGCGACCCGAAGGACAAGGATGCGTACGAGCGCATGTTGTCCTATTCGCCCTACGACAATGTGCGCGACGCCACCTACCCCGCGATGCTCGTCACCACGGGCTTCCACGACAGCCAGGTGCAGTACTGGGAACCCGCCAAATGGGTGCAGCGCCTGCGCCGCCACCAGCAGGGCGATGCGCCGATCCTGTTGCACACCAACATGGACGCGGGCCACGGTGGGGCCTCAGGGCGATTCGAGCGGTTGAAGGAGGTGGCCCTGAATTACGCGTTCCTGCTGTGGCAGGCGGGACTTGCAGGATAG